One Agrobacterium larrymoorei genomic window, ACGCGCTTGCCTGGTCCGGCACGTTCCATGGTATCGGCGCGCGCCTGCTGCGGATGTATGCCGAACAGATCGGTCTCAACCTCGACTTCACCATTCATGACCGGGAAGATAGCGCCGACCTCATGAACCTAGTTCGGCATGAGCTGGGCTTCTCTAAGACGGATAGACGCTTCCCAACCAAGGGCACCTGTCTCGCCATCTATTCACGCGCCGTCAACTCGGAGAGGCCGCTGAACGAAATCCTGCGCCAGCATTATCCTTGGGTCGCCACCTGGGAAGAACAGTTGAAGGAGATGTTCCGAGCCTACGTCGAGGCCAAGCAGGCACAGAACGTGCTCGACTATGATGACCTCCTGCTCTACTGGGCGCAGATGGTCAACGATCCTGGCCTCGCCGATGATATCGGCAATCGCTTCGATCATGTTATGGTCGATGAATACCAGGATACCAACAAGTTACAGGCATCAGTTCTTATGGCTCTGAAGCCCGGCGGCCGCGGTCTGACGGTGGTTGGTGACGACGCCCAATCGATCTACTCGTTCCGCGCAGCCACGGTCCGAAATATTCTCGACTTTCCCGCATCATTCAGTCCCGCGGCTGATGTCATCACACTCGACCGAAACTATCGTTCCACCCAGCCTATCCTCGCAGCAGCCAACGGCGTCATCGAACTGGCGCGAGAGCGCTTCACCAAGAACCTCTGGACCGAACGAGAATCGCTTGAGCGCCCGAAGCTGGTGACGGTGAAGGACGAGATTGAGCAAGCGAACTTCATTGTCGAACAGGTACTCGCCAACCGCGAGGTTGGAATGACGCTGAAGCAGCAGGCGGTGCTGTTTCGGACATCCAGCCACAGTGGCACACTGGAGGTCGAGCTGACCCGTCGCAACATCCCCTTCGTAAAGTTCGGCGGCTTGAAGTTTCTCGACAGTGCGCATGTAAAGGACATGCTGGCAGTACTGCGTTTCGCCCAAAACCCGCGTGACCGGGTTGCGGGTTTCCGTCTCCTGCAGATGCTACCAGGCATCGGCCCCAAAAAGGCTGGCACCATCCTCGACACAATCGCCACCGATCCCGAGCCGCTGCTGGCACTAGCCGAAATCCCGCCGCCACCGAAGACGGGCGAAGATTGGACCTCCTTCGTTCAACTGTTGGCTGGTCTCCGGAAAACAAAGGATGGCTGGCCTTCGGATATCGAGCGCGCCCGCCTATGGTATGAGCCGCATCTCGACCGCATCCATGAAGACGCCGATACCCGCAAAGCCGATCTCCTGCAGCTCGAACAGATTGCCAGCGGCTACCCCTCCCGAGAGCGCTTCCTAACCGAACTGACGCTCGATCCACCGGATGCGACAAGCGATCAGGCGGGAGTGCCGCTGCTCGATGAAGACTATCTCATCCTGTCGACCATTCATTCGGCCAAAGGACAGGAATGGCGTTCCGTGTTTATGCTGAACGTTGTTGATGGCTGCATACCATCGGACCTGGGGACAGGTACGACGCAGGAGATCGAAGAAGA contains:
- a CDS encoding ATP-dependent helicase, with the translated sequence MAVAYLEKLNDQQRRAVEYGVGPSTLNVNGPLLIIAGAGSGKTNTLAHRVAHLIVNGADPRRILLMTFSRRAASEMARRVERICRNVLGANAAVLTDALAWSGTFHGIGARLLRMYAEQIGLNLDFTIHDREDSADLMNLVRHELGFSKTDRRFPTKGTCLAIYSRAVNSERPLNEILRQHYPWVATWEEQLKEMFRAYVEAKQAQNVLDYDDLLLYWAQMVNDPGLADDIGNRFDHVMVDEYQDTNKLQASVLMALKPGGRGLTVVGDDAQSIYSFRAATVRNILDFPASFSPAADVITLDRNYRSTQPILAAANGVIELARERFTKNLWTERESLERPKLVTVKDEIEQANFIVEQVLANREVGMTLKQQAVLFRTSSHSGTLEVELTRRNIPFVKFGGLKFLDSAHVKDMLAVLRFAQNPRDRVAGFRLLQMLPGIGPKKAGTILDTIATDPEPLLALAEIPPPPKTGEDWTSFVQLLAGLRKTKDGWPSDIERARLWYEPHLDRIHEDADTRKADLLQLEQIASGYPSRERFLTELTLDPPDATSDQAGVPLLDEDYLILSTIHSAKGQEWRSVFMLNVVDGCIPSDLGTGTTQEIEEERRLLYVGMTRAKDSLSLITPQRFFTHGQNSKGDRHVYASRSRFIPATLLQYFEPMAWPKVSAAASERSAQQIRIDVGARMRGMWK